CAGGCGGCGGGTGCTTCGCGCGTGCATGTTAAGACTGTTTAATGCCTGGCGGCCTCGCGCCGGGTCCACCTGCTGGGAGTGTTCGATGACGGCCCTGATCTGCGGCTCGCTTGCCTACGACACCATCATGGTCTTCGAGGACCGGTTCCGGAATCACATCCTTCCGGACAAGGTGCACATGCTCAACGTCGCCTTCCTGGTCCCGGCGATGCGTCGCGAGTTCGGCGGTTGCGCCGGCAACATCGCCTACAACCTCAAGCTGCTGGGCGGCTCGCCCCTGCCGATGGCCACCGTCGGCCGCGACTTCGCCCCGTACCGGGAGCATTTCCGGCAACTCGACATTCCCCTGGACCACGTCCGGGAACTGGACGATCACTTCACTGCGCAGGCATTCATCACCACCGACCTGGACGACAACCAGATCACCGCCTTCCATCCGGGCGCCATGATGGAGTCCTGGCGCAACGAGGTGGCGTTGGTCGATGGTGTCACATTCGGCATCGTCGCTCCCGACGGCAAGCAGGCGATGCTGCAGCATGCCCGGCAGTTCGCCGAGCGCGGTGTGCCGTTCATCTTCGATCCCGGCCAGGCGATGCCCCTGTTCGACGGCGCCGAGTTCCGCGCCTTCATCGAGCAGGCCGACTACGTCACAGTCAACGACTACGAGTCGCAGCTCCTGCAGGAACGCACCGGTTGGTCGGAGGCGGAGATCGCCTCACGGGTCCGCGCCTACATCGTGACGCGCGGCGCCCATGGGTCGCTGGTGCACGCCGGTGGAGGCAGCCTGGAGATTCCCGCTGCCAAGGCCGCCCGGGTGGCCGACCCGACCGGATGCGGCGATGCCTACCGGGCCGGCCTGATCTTCGGCCTCAGCCAGGGCATGGACATGGAAGTGACCGGGCGCATCGCGTCCCTGATGGGCGCCTTGAAGATCGAGCACCCCGGCACCCAGAACCAGCGCTTCGACCTGGATCGGTTCCGCGCGGCCTTCAAGGAGCAGTTCGGCTTCGATTTCTGAGCGCCGGGAACGCCACCCGCCGGCATCCAGCGCGCCGGCGGGATGGTCCTTCGTTGGGGTCGCGCCTATTGGCGCGCCCACGACTTGGGGCAGTGGCACTCGGCGGCCGGCCCCGGCAGGCCCAGGCCTGCGGCGCTGGCGGCCCCGGCTCCGTGGCGCTGCCAGTAGAAGGTCGGCGCCGCGCGCTCCCGGCCACCGATCTCGGCCATGGTCGAGGCATCGAACAGTCGGCCGTTGACCATCACCAGGTCGACCAGCTCGCTGTTGCGGATATCGACCAGCGGATCCGAGCCGAACAGCACTAGGTCGGCTCGCTTGCCCGGCTCCAGGGAGCCGAGATCGCGGTCCAGTCCCAGGTAGCGCGCGCCGTTGATGGTCGCGATTCTGAGGATTTCGTGGTTGCTGAAGCCACCGTGGCTGAGCAGCCACATTTCCCAGTGCGGCGCCAGCCCCTGCATCTGGCCATGGCCGCCGATCTGGATCGGCACGCCGGCATCGTGCAGGGCCTTCAGGGAGCGGGCCACCTCGGGATGGAAATACTCCTCGTCGGGCATCATCTGGCGCCGGATCGACCGGGCATCGACCTGTTCGCGCGGGAAGAAGCGCAGCAGCTTGTCCTTGCGCCAGATGTCGTCGTGCTGGTAGGCCCAGTACTCGCCGCTCACGCCGCCGTAGCTGACCACCAGGGTCGGCGTGTTGCCGACCTCGGTCGCCGCCCAGAGCTGGACGACGTCACGATAGAGCGGGGCGATCGGCAGGTTGTGCTCAACGCCGGTGGCGCCGTCGACGATCATGTTCAGGTTGTGGAAGAAGGTCGAGCCGCCCTCCATGACCACCAGCATCTCCAGCTCGCTGGCCGCCTGCTTGATCTGCTGCCGCTGCTCGCGGCGCGGCTGGTTGTAGCTCTTCACGCTGAACGCGCCATGCGCCTTCATCCGCCGCAGGTGCGATCTCGCGTCGTCCAGGGAGTTCACCTCGGCCTTGAAGTCGCCATCGGCACCGTAAAGGATCGTGCCCGTAGAGAAGACGCGGGGCCCGACCCCGATGCCGGCGCGGACCAGCTCCGCCTGCGCGAACACCTCGGTGGTGTTGGCGGAAGGGTCGTGCATGGTGGTGACCCCGTAGGCGAGATTGGCGTAGTAGCTCCAGTTCGCCTGCGGGTTGGGGCCGTTATGGAAGTGGTTTGCGTGGGCATGGACGTCGACGATTCCGGGGGCGAGGGTGCGGCCCGCCGCGTCGACGATCCGTGCCCCGGTCGGAATGTCGACCTCGCCAGCCGGACCGAGCGCGACGATCCGGTCATCGCGGACGACGAGGGTGCCGCCCTCGATGATCTCGTCGCCGCGCATGGTGAGCAGCCGCGCGTTGGTGAAGGCGACCACCTGCGATGGCGTGTCGACCGGCATCCTCAGGCCGATCGCGATCCCAGGCGCCTCCGCGGCCTCAGCGGCCTCCGACCCGGCCGAACCTGCGTCGGAGAGGAAGTCGAAAGCCTCACGCAGTTCCCGGGTGTGGAATCGGTCGCCGACCAGCCAGTGCACGCGGCTGGAGTCGCCGGACCAGTGCAGCCATGAACCGACGTCCCGGCTGATCCGGGACACCGGCACCGATTTCATGTCCTTGCCGAGATCGACCGGGGCGCCGGTGGCCACCAGCGGCGCGACGTAGGCGTTGAAGAGCTCGGTGAAGGCCAGCCACCTGCCGTCCGGGCTGATCTCCACCGCGTTCACGTACTTGAGGTTGTAGTGCTCGCGCGGATCGCTGCCGTCGATCGCGACGCTCATCAGCTTCTTCTCCAGTCCGCCGCCGGTCTGGAAGTAGACCCGGCCGCCATCGGCGGAGAACTGTGGACGGCTGCCGCTGCGGTGCACGCGGCGCGGCGGGCCGCCGGCCAGCGGCTGGATCCAGATCCCGGTATCGAGGCCGAACCGGTAGTCGACCAGCCCGCCGGGCGCCTGCCGGGAATAGACAAGCGAACCGCCGTCCGGCGAAAAGCGCGGCGAGAAGTGGAAGCCAGGCCTGGCATTGACCTCTCGCTCCCGACCGTTGCCCAGGTTGCGGACCACGATGCGGCTCTGCGCCTCGTCGCTGTAGCGGATGAAGGCCAGTTGGCGGCCGTCGCGGCTGAAGGCGGGTGCGTACTCGAAGTCCTCCGAGGCGGTCAGCCTCTGTGGCATCCCGTCCGGCAGCGTCTTGCGCCACAGTCTGCCCACCGCGTGGAACACCAGGGTGCGGCCATCCGGACTGGTCGCCGCGTCCCGGATCATCCGGGGAGCGAAGTCCCCTTCCTCCAGGCGGTAGCTGTATCGCAGCGGCTCGGAGAGGACCTGGTCGACCTGCGCGGCGAACGGGATCGGTGCCGGCGTGCCGCTATCGACATCCACCGACCAGAGCTTGCCCTGCGCCCATACGACGATCCGCGCGCCATCGGGTGTCCAGGCGAAGTTGGGGTAGACGCCGAAGATCGCCCAGGCTTCCTGCTGGTCGCGCGACAGGCCATCCCAGAGCGCGCGGATCTCACCGGACTCGAGGTCGAACACGCTCAGCACGGTGTTGCCGCGCACCCGGCGCACGAATGCCAGGCTGCGGCCATCCGGCGAAGGCTGCGGCCTGACCGCACCGCCCTGGACACGAACCAGATCGGTCAGCTCGCCGGTCTGCCGGTCGAGGCGCCGGATCGCATAGATGATCCCGTGCGGGTCCTTGTTGTACTGAAAGTTCGGACCGGCACTGACATCCTCGCTGAAGTACACGAAGCGGCCGTCCGGAGAGATCGCCGGCTCGCCGGCATCCTGCTGGTCGTTCTTGCGCTTGGTGAGCTGCAGACCCTCGCCGCCGCTGCGGTGGTAGATCCACATCTCGCCGGCGCCAAGCGACCGGGTCGCCGTGAAGTGCTTGCGTGCAACCAGCCATTCGCCATCGGGCGACCAGACCGCGTTGTTCAGCAGACGGAATTTCTCC
This portion of the Lysobacterales bacterium genome encodes:
- a CDS encoding PD40 domain-containing protein: MRTVSALLLLMAPFIAPAADDAPSWNVDAPRGEVRHARFATDEGTWLNLDVSPDGRRIVFDLLGDLYLLPIAGGEATRLTSGPAFDLQPRFSPDGREISFTSDRGGGDNIWRLSLDGGEPVQVTQEKFRLLNNAVWSPDGEWLVARKHFTATRSLGAGEMWIYHRSGGEGLQLTKRKNDQQDAGEPAISPDGRFVYFSEDVSAGPNFQYNKDPHGIIYAIRRLDRQTGELTDLVRVQGGAVRPQPSPDGRSLAFVRRVRGNTVLSVFDLESGEIRALWDGLSRDQQEAWAIFGVYPNFAWTPDGARIVVWAQGKLWSVDVDSGTPAPIPFAAQVDQVLSEPLRYSYRLEEGDFAPRMIRDAATSPDGRTLVFHAVGRLWRKTLPDGMPQRLTASEDFEYAPAFSRDGRQLAFIRYSDEAQSRIVVRNLGNGREREVNARPGFHFSPRFSPDGGSLVYSRQAPGGLVDYRFGLDTGIWIQPLAGGPPRRVHRSGSRPQFSADGGRVYFQTGGGLEKKLMSVAIDGSDPREHYNLKYVNAVEISPDGRWLAFTELFNAYVAPLVATGAPVDLGKDMKSVPVSRISRDVGSWLHWSGDSSRVHWLVGDRFHTRELREAFDFLSDAGSAGSEAAEAAEAPGIAIGLRMPVDTPSQVVAFTNARLLTMRGDEIIEGGTLVVRDDRIVALGPAGEVDIPTGARIVDAAGRTLAPGIVDVHAHANHFHNGPNPQANWSYYANLAYGVTTMHDPSANTTEVFAQAELVRAGIGVGPRVFSTGTILYGADGDFKAEVNSLDDARSHLRRMKAHGAFSVKSYNQPRREQRQQIKQAASELEMLVVMEGGSTFFHNLNMIVDGATGVEHNLPIAPLYRDVVQLWAATEVGNTPTLVVSYGGVSGEYWAYQHDDIWRKDKLLRFFPREQVDARSIRRQMMPDEEYFHPEVARSLKALHDAGVPIQIGGHGQMQGLAPHWEMWLLSHGGFSNHEILRIATINGARYLGLDRDLGSLEPGKRADLVLFGSDPLVDIRNSELVDLVMVNGRLFDASTMAEIGGRERAAPTFYWQRHGAGAASAAGLGLPGPAAECHCPKSWARQ
- a CDS encoding carbohydrate kinase family protein; protein product: MTALICGSLAYDTIMVFEDRFRNHILPDKVHMLNVAFLVPAMRREFGGCAGNIAYNLKLLGGSPLPMATVGRDFAPYREHFRQLDIPLDHVRELDDHFTAQAFITTDLDDNQITAFHPGAMMESWRNEVALVDGVTFGIVAPDGKQAMLQHARQFAERGVPFIFDPGQAMPLFDGAEFRAFIEQADYVTVNDYESQLLQERTGWSEAEIASRVRAYIVTRGAHGSLVHAGGGSLEIPAAKAARVADPTGCGDAYRAGLIFGLSQGMDMEVTGRIASLMGALKIEHPGTQNQRFDLDRFRAAFKEQFGFDF